In Heteronotia binoei isolate CCM8104 ecotype False Entrance Well chromosome 4, APGP_CSIRO_Hbin_v1, whole genome shotgun sequence, a genomic segment contains:
- the TRAPPC13 gene encoding trafficking protein particle complex subunit 13 isoform X3, which produces MDGTQPKQEHLLALKVMRLTKPTLFTNIPVTCEDRDLPGDLFNQLMKDDPSTVKGAEILMLGEMLTLPQNFGNIFLGETFSSYISVHNDSHQVVKDILVKADLQTSSQRLNLSASTAAVAELKPDCCIDDVIHHEVKEIGTHILVCAVSYTTQTGEKMYFRKFFKFQVLKPLDVKTKFYNAETDEVFLEAQIQNITTSPMFMEKVSLEPSIMYNVAELNAVSQSGESMSTFGTRTYLQPMDTRQYLYCLKPKPEFAEKAGVIKGVTVVGKLDIVWKTNLGERGRLQTSQLQRMAPGYGDVRLSLETIPDTVNVEEPFDITCKITNCSSERTMDLVLEMCNTNSIHWCGVSGRQLGKLHPISSLHLTLTLLSSVQGLQSISGLRLTDTFLKRTYEYDDIAQVCVVSSKIKEN; this is translated from the exons TGATGAGATTAACCAAGCCTACCTTGTTCACCAATATCCCCGTGACCTGTGAAGACAGAGACTTGCCAG GAGACCTGTTCAACCAGTTAATGAAAGATGATCCTTCTACTGTAAAAGGGGCAGAAATACTAATGCTTGGAGAAATGTTAACTTTGCCTCAGAACTTTGG AAATATATTCTTAGGAGAGACATTTTCCAGCTACATTAGCGTACATAATGACAGTCACCAAGTGGTAAAAGACATTTTGGTAAAG GCTGACTTACAGACAAGTTCGCAGCGTTTGAATCTTTCAGCCTCCACTGCAGCAGTGGCAGAACTCAAACCGGATTGTTGCATTGATGACGTCAttcaccatgaagtaaaagaaatagGGACACACAT ATTAGTGTGTGCCGTAAGTTACACCACACAGACAGGTGAGAAGATGTACTTCAGAAAGTTCTTCAAATTTCAG GTTCTCAAACCCTTAGATGTGAAAACTAAATTCTACAATGCTGAG ACTGATGAAGTCTTTCTGGAAGCTCAGATTCAGAATATCACAACCTCTCCCATGTTTATGGAGAAGGTTTCATTGGAACCTTCTATTATGTACAATGTTGCAGAATTAAATGCTGTCAGCCAAAGTGGGGAAAG TATGTCCACGTTTGGGACAAGGACATATTTACAACCTATGGACACACGTCAGTATTTATACTGCCTAAAACCAAAGCCAGAATTTGCAGAGAAGGCAGGAGTCATTAAAGGCGTAACAGTAGTTGGAAAGTTAGACATCGTATGGAAGACAAACTTGGGAGAAAGAGGAAGGTTGCAAACTAGCCAGCTCCAACGAATG GCCCCAGGTTATGGCGATGTGAGGCTTTCATTGGAGACCATACCAGACACAGTAAATGTGGAAGAACCTTTTGATATTACATGTAAAATAACAAATTGCAG cAGTGAAAGGACCATGGACCTGGTTTTGGAAATGTGCAATACTAATTCCATTCACTGGTGTGGCGTCTCGGGAAGACAGCTAGGCAAACTGCACCCCATTTCATCCCTCCATCTGACACTTACTCTGCTATCATCAGTACAAGGCCTACAA AGCATTTCTGGCTTGAGACTAACAGACACCTTTTTGAAGAGAACATATGAGTATGATGATATTGCACAAGTCTGCGTGGTTTCTTCAAAAATAAAAGAGAACTGA
- the TRAPPC13 gene encoding trafficking protein particle complex subunit 13 isoform X1, with protein sequence MDGTQPKQEHLLALKVMRLTKPTLFTNIPVTCEDRDLPGDLFNQLMKDDPSTVKGAEILMLGEMLTLPQNFGNIFLGETFSSYISVHNDSHQVVKDILVKADLQTSSQRLNLSASTAAVAELKPDCCIDDVIHHEVKEIGTHILVCAVSYTTQTGEKMYFRKFFKFQVLKPLDVKTKFYNAESDLSSVTDEVFLEAQIQNITTSPMFMEKVSLEPSIMYNVAELNAVSQSGESMSTFGTRTYLQPMDTRQYLYCLKPKPEFAEKAGVIKGVTVVGKLDIVWKTNLGERGRLQTSQLQRMAPGYGDVRLSLETIPDTVNVEEPFDITCKITNCSSERTMDLVLEMCNTNSIHWCGVSGRQLGKLHPISSLHLTLTLLSSVQGLQSISGLRLTDTFLKRTYEYDDIAQVCVVSSKIKEN encoded by the exons TGATGAGATTAACCAAGCCTACCTTGTTCACCAATATCCCCGTGACCTGTGAAGACAGAGACTTGCCAG GAGACCTGTTCAACCAGTTAATGAAAGATGATCCTTCTACTGTAAAAGGGGCAGAAATACTAATGCTTGGAGAAATGTTAACTTTGCCTCAGAACTTTGG AAATATATTCTTAGGAGAGACATTTTCCAGCTACATTAGCGTACATAATGACAGTCACCAAGTGGTAAAAGACATTTTGGTAAAG GCTGACTTACAGACAAGTTCGCAGCGTTTGAATCTTTCAGCCTCCACTGCAGCAGTGGCAGAACTCAAACCGGATTGTTGCATTGATGACGTCAttcaccatgaagtaaaagaaatagGGACACACAT ATTAGTGTGTGCCGTAAGTTACACCACACAGACAGGTGAGAAGATGTACTTCAGAAAGTTCTTCAAATTTCAG GTTCTCAAACCCTTAGATGTGAAAACTAAATTCTACAATGCTGAG AGTGACCTCAGTTCTgtg ACTGATGAAGTCTTTCTGGAAGCTCAGATTCAGAATATCACAACCTCTCCCATGTTTATGGAGAAGGTTTCATTGGAACCTTCTATTATGTACAATGTTGCAGAATTAAATGCTGTCAGCCAAAGTGGGGAAAG TATGTCCACGTTTGGGACAAGGACATATTTACAACCTATGGACACACGTCAGTATTTATACTGCCTAAAACCAAAGCCAGAATTTGCAGAGAAGGCAGGAGTCATTAAAGGCGTAACAGTAGTTGGAAAGTTAGACATCGTATGGAAGACAAACTTGGGAGAAAGAGGAAGGTTGCAAACTAGCCAGCTCCAACGAATG GCCCCAGGTTATGGCGATGTGAGGCTTTCATTGGAGACCATACCAGACACAGTAAATGTGGAAGAACCTTTTGATATTACATGTAAAATAACAAATTGCAG cAGTGAAAGGACCATGGACCTGGTTTTGGAAATGTGCAATACTAATTCCATTCACTGGTGTGGCGTCTCGGGAAGACAGCTAGGCAAACTGCACCCCATTTCATCCCTCCATCTGACACTTACTCTGCTATCATCAGTACAAGGCCTACAA AGCATTTCTGGCTTGAGACTAACAGACACCTTTTTGAAGAGAACATATGAGTATGATGATATTGCACAAGTCTGCGTGGTTTCTTCAAAAATAAAAGAGAACTGA
- the TRAPPC13 gene encoding trafficking protein particle complex subunit 13 isoform X4: MDGTQPKQEHLLALKVMRLTKPTLFTNIPVTCEDRDLPGDLFNQLMKDDPSTVKGAEILMLGEMLTLPQNFGNIFLGETFSSYISVHNDSHQVVKDILVKADLQTSSQRLNLSASTAAVAELKPDCCIDDVIHHEVKEIGTHILVCAVSYTTQTGEKMYFRKFFKFQVLKPLDVKTKFYNAETDEVFLEAQIQNITTSPMFMEKVSLEPSIMYNVAELNAVSQSGESMSTFGTRTYLQPMDTRQYLYCLKPKPEFAEKAGVIKGVTVVGKLDIVWKTNLGERGRLQTSQLQRMAPGYGDVRLSLETIPDTVNVEEPFDITCKITNCSERTMDLVLEMCNTNSIHWCGVSGRQLGKLHPISSLHLTLTLLSSVQGLQSISGLRLTDTFLKRTYEYDDIAQVCVVSSKIKEN; this comes from the exons TGATGAGATTAACCAAGCCTACCTTGTTCACCAATATCCCCGTGACCTGTGAAGACAGAGACTTGCCAG GAGACCTGTTCAACCAGTTAATGAAAGATGATCCTTCTACTGTAAAAGGGGCAGAAATACTAATGCTTGGAGAAATGTTAACTTTGCCTCAGAACTTTGG AAATATATTCTTAGGAGAGACATTTTCCAGCTACATTAGCGTACATAATGACAGTCACCAAGTGGTAAAAGACATTTTGGTAAAG GCTGACTTACAGACAAGTTCGCAGCGTTTGAATCTTTCAGCCTCCACTGCAGCAGTGGCAGAACTCAAACCGGATTGTTGCATTGATGACGTCAttcaccatgaagtaaaagaaatagGGACACACAT ATTAGTGTGTGCCGTAAGTTACACCACACAGACAGGTGAGAAGATGTACTTCAGAAAGTTCTTCAAATTTCAG GTTCTCAAACCCTTAGATGTGAAAACTAAATTCTACAATGCTGAG ACTGATGAAGTCTTTCTGGAAGCTCAGATTCAGAATATCACAACCTCTCCCATGTTTATGGAGAAGGTTTCATTGGAACCTTCTATTATGTACAATGTTGCAGAATTAAATGCTGTCAGCCAAAGTGGGGAAAG TATGTCCACGTTTGGGACAAGGACATATTTACAACCTATGGACACACGTCAGTATTTATACTGCCTAAAACCAAAGCCAGAATTTGCAGAGAAGGCAGGAGTCATTAAAGGCGTAACAGTAGTTGGAAAGTTAGACATCGTATGGAAGACAAACTTGGGAGAAAGAGGAAGGTTGCAAACTAGCCAGCTCCAACGAATG GCCCCAGGTTATGGCGATGTGAGGCTTTCATTGGAGACCATACCAGACACAGTAAATGTGGAAGAACCTTTTGATATTACATGTAAAATAACAAATTGCAG TGAAAGGACCATGGACCTGGTTTTGGAAATGTGCAATACTAATTCCATTCACTGGTGTGGCGTCTCGGGAAGACAGCTAGGCAAACTGCACCCCATTTCATCCCTCCATCTGACACTTACTCTGCTATCATCAGTACAAGGCCTACAA AGCATTTCTGGCTTGAGACTAACAGACACCTTTTTGAAGAGAACATATGAGTATGATGATATTGCACAAGTCTGCGTGGTTTCTTCAAAAATAAAAGAGAACTGA
- the TRAPPC13 gene encoding trafficking protein particle complex subunit 13 isoform X2, with protein sequence MDGTQPKQEHLLALKVMRLTKPTLFTNIPVTCEDRDLPGDLFNQLMKDDPSTVKGAEILMLGEMLTLPQNFGNIFLGETFSSYISVHNDSHQVVKDILVKADLQTSSQRLNLSASTAAVAELKPDCCIDDVIHHEVKEIGTHILVCAVSYTTQTGEKMYFRKFFKFQVLKPLDVKTKFYNAESDLSSVTDEVFLEAQIQNITTSPMFMEKVSLEPSIMYNVAELNAVSQSGESMSTFGTRTYLQPMDTRQYLYCLKPKPEFAEKAGVIKGVTVVGKLDIVWKTNLGERGRLQTSQLQRMAPGYGDVRLSLETIPDTVNVEEPFDITCKITNCSERTMDLVLEMCNTNSIHWCGVSGRQLGKLHPISSLHLTLTLLSSVQGLQSISGLRLTDTFLKRTYEYDDIAQVCVVSSKIKEN encoded by the exons TGATGAGATTAACCAAGCCTACCTTGTTCACCAATATCCCCGTGACCTGTGAAGACAGAGACTTGCCAG GAGACCTGTTCAACCAGTTAATGAAAGATGATCCTTCTACTGTAAAAGGGGCAGAAATACTAATGCTTGGAGAAATGTTAACTTTGCCTCAGAACTTTGG AAATATATTCTTAGGAGAGACATTTTCCAGCTACATTAGCGTACATAATGACAGTCACCAAGTGGTAAAAGACATTTTGGTAAAG GCTGACTTACAGACAAGTTCGCAGCGTTTGAATCTTTCAGCCTCCACTGCAGCAGTGGCAGAACTCAAACCGGATTGTTGCATTGATGACGTCAttcaccatgaagtaaaagaaatagGGACACACAT ATTAGTGTGTGCCGTAAGTTACACCACACAGACAGGTGAGAAGATGTACTTCAGAAAGTTCTTCAAATTTCAG GTTCTCAAACCCTTAGATGTGAAAACTAAATTCTACAATGCTGAG AGTGACCTCAGTTCTgtg ACTGATGAAGTCTTTCTGGAAGCTCAGATTCAGAATATCACAACCTCTCCCATGTTTATGGAGAAGGTTTCATTGGAACCTTCTATTATGTACAATGTTGCAGAATTAAATGCTGTCAGCCAAAGTGGGGAAAG TATGTCCACGTTTGGGACAAGGACATATTTACAACCTATGGACACACGTCAGTATTTATACTGCCTAAAACCAAAGCCAGAATTTGCAGAGAAGGCAGGAGTCATTAAAGGCGTAACAGTAGTTGGAAAGTTAGACATCGTATGGAAGACAAACTTGGGAGAAAGAGGAAGGTTGCAAACTAGCCAGCTCCAACGAATG GCCCCAGGTTATGGCGATGTGAGGCTTTCATTGGAGACCATACCAGACACAGTAAATGTGGAAGAACCTTTTGATATTACATGTAAAATAACAAATTGCAG TGAAAGGACCATGGACCTGGTTTTGGAAATGTGCAATACTAATTCCATTCACTGGTGTGGCGTCTCGGGAAGACAGCTAGGCAAACTGCACCCCATTTCATCCCTCCATCTGACACTTACTCTGCTATCATCAGTACAAGGCCTACAA AGCATTTCTGGCTTGAGACTAACAGACACCTTTTTGAAGAGAACATATGAGTATGATGATATTGCACAAGTCTGCGTGGTTTCTTCAAAAATAAAAGAGAACTGA
- the SHLD3 gene encoding shieldin complex subunit 3, with product MEVVLHYRPWQKDPTVLQKITEEALKEFPVRKLPSFRPWFPSHSCKLPFKPKRRPPVISAEEAEQVKHHLAVPETVCGSLIYDCTAVLLEFNSDIQAGQRIQAEYGKINSSSLGKQSENGSMKLRRSWSVSVPRSDLKDKILPLSRELQSILDNLKLHAFYRARWIIEPSTFNNQTLEDIWVKLNQMIKHNELPSCNATIQRHENQIWVFCDILYCEYVGSNLRKKLNLGGIMNLFVHRHGVIYSL from the coding sequence ATGGAAGTGGTTCTGCACTATCGACCATGGCAAAAAGACCCCACAGTATTGCAAAAAATCACAGAAGAGGCACTGAAAGAATTTCCTGTTCGGAAACTGCCAAGCTTCAGACCCTGGTTTCCAAGTCACTCATGCAAACTTCCCTTTAAACCTAAAAGAAGACCTCCTGTCATTTCAGCTGAAGAAGCAGAGCAGGTGAAACATCACCTTGCAGTCCCAGAAACAGTTTGTGGCTCTCTGATTTATGACTGTACAGCAGTTCTTCTGGAATTTAATTCTGATATACAAGCTGGACAGCGTATACAGGCAGAGTATGGAAAAATTAATTCAAGCAGTTTGGGGAAGCAGTCAGAAAATGGCAGCATGAAACTAAGAAGATCTTGGAGTGTGTCTGTTCCCAGGTCTGACCTTAAAGACAAGATTCTTCCTCTGTCTAGAGAACTGCAGAGCATTTTAGACAACTTAAAGCTACATGCATTCTACAGAGCAAGATGGATAATTGAACCATCCACTTTTAATAATCAAACTTTGGAAGACATTTGGGTAAAACTCAACCAGATGATCAAACACAATGAACTACCATCTTGTAATGCTACGATCCAGAGACATGAAAACCAGATTTGGGTTTTCTGTGACATATTATACTGTGAATACGTTGGCAGTAACCTTAGGAAAAAATTAAACCTTGGGGGCATTATGAACTTGTTTGTTCACAGACATGGAGTCATATACAGCTTATAA